Proteins co-encoded in one Xyrauchen texanus isolate HMW12.3.18 chromosome 19, RBS_HiC_50CHRs, whole genome shotgun sequence genomic window:
- the LOC127659623 gene encoding D(1B) dopamine receptor-like, with protein MPWKAVAEVAGFWPFGAFCSFWVAFDIMCSTASILNLCVISVDRYWAISSPFRYERKMTPRVAFVMIGAAWTLSVVISFIPVQLEWHKSAAQTNASGTENCDSSLNREYAISSSLISFYIPVAIMIVTYTRIYRIAQIQIRRIASLERAAEHAQSCRTSRLAYRHHSSLKNSFNRETKVLKTLSVIMGVFVCCWLPFFILNCTVPFCDKPGSGLPCVSETTFDVFVWFGWTNSSLNPVIYAFNVDFRKSFACLLGCRNRCASTPVETVNISNELVSYNQDTLLHKELVNAYVNIIPNVVECMDPEEDALDRISQLSRNDSVCEADIRVDTLTHVTPNGTCALGGT; from the coding sequence ATGCCGTGGAAGGCGGTGGCGGAGGTGGCCGGCTTCTGGCCGTTCGGCGCGTTCTGCAGCTTCTGGGTGGCATTTGACATCATGTGCTCCACCGCGTCCATCCTCAACCTGTGCGTCATCAGCGTGGACCGGTACTGGGCGATCAGCAGCCCGTTCCGCTACGAGCGCAAGATGACCCCGCGCGTGGCCTTCGTGATGATCGGCGCGGCGTGGACGCTGTCCGTGGTCATCTCGTTCATCCCGGTGCAGCTGGAGTGGCACAAATCCGCCGCGCAGACGAACGCGTCCGGCACCGAGAACTGCGACTCGAGTTTGAACCGGGAGTATGCCATCTCCTCGTCGCTCATCAGCTTCTACATTCCCGTGGCGATCATGATCGTCACCTACACGCGGATCTACCGCATCGCGCAGATCCAGATCCGGAGGATCGCGTCGCTGGAACGCGCGGCCGAGCACGCGCAGAGCTGCAGGACGAGCCGGCTCGCGTACCGGCACCACAGCAGCCTGAAGAACTCCTTCAACCGCGAGACCAAAGTTCTGAAGACGCTGTCCGTCATCATGGGCGTGTTCGTGTGCTGTTGGCTGCCGTTCTTCATCCTCAACTGCACGGTTCCGTTCTGCGACAAGCCGGGCTCGGGTCTGCCGTGCGTCAGCGAGACCACCTTCGACGTGTTCGTGTGGTTTGGCTGGACCAACTCCTCTCTGAACCCCGTCATCTACGCGTTTAACGTGGACTTCCGCAAGAGCTTCGCCTGTCTGTTGGGTTGTCGGAACCGCTGCGCGAGCACTCCGGTGGAGACGGTGAACATCAGCAATGAGCTCGTGTCTTACAACCAGGACACGCTGCTTCATAAAGAGCTCGTGAACGCGTACGTCAACATCATCCCGAACGTGGTGGAGTGCATGGACCCCGAGGAGGACGCGTTGGACCGGATCTCGCAGCTGTCACGGAATGATTCGGTCTGTGAGGCGGATATCCGTgtggacacactcacacacgtcaCGCCGAACGGAACTTGTGCTTTAGGAGGAACTTGA
- the LOC127659833 gene encoding proton channel OTOP1-like — translation MNKHSPSSSSGSSADSEKKLLSKLKVSLTKKFPQKNAETLSAQYGTNLLLIGVSVMLALAQHGPVVREEHLLTFITVLMLVQLVWMLCYMIRQEREHSPVPERDAHAGTSWIQGGLTMLALLSLIMDAFRIGYFVGYHSCISAVLGVYPIIHALHTISQVHFLWFHIKDVIKKYETFERFGVIHAVFTNLLLWCNGVMSEAEHFLSNHHRRLTELGYNLTTVDAEPQCNCSTSVCSMFSTSLNYLYPFNIEYHIFVSAMLFVMWKNIGRTLDHHTILKRPTTCSSGVLLGPVLGLLALASSITVLVVYLIHVENSVDMRQAAISMFYCYGVVILACMCGASSIGLLIYRMEDWPMDTDQNPSRTLDSQLLLGSSLGSWLMSWCSVVAVASGQSTQSYRWTCLAYSLLLVLEKCFQNLFIMESLYRRRRDLAKSEDASATVPEIFSVAASMVPPYDGIVNRGYETQDKRSLEEGPPEKREVYSRVPLPVGLDVTPSKKEQILKNITIFLFMCNISLWILPAFGCRPQYDNDLEHKTFGFGVWTTVLNVAIPLNLFYRMHSVASLFEVFRKD, via the exons ATGAACAAACACAGTCCCAGTTCTTCCTCAGGCTCGTCCGCGGACTCCGAAAAGAAACTTTTGTCCAAGTTGAAGGTGAGTTTGACCAAGAAGTTCCCGCAGAAGAACGCCGAGACGCTGAGCGCGCAGTACGGGACCAACCTGCTGCTGATCGGCGTGTCCGTGATGCTCGCGCTGGCCCAGCACGGTCCGGTGGTGCGGGAGGAACACCTGCTGACCTTCATCACGGTGCTGATGCTCGTGCAGCTCGTGTGGATGCTCTGCTACATGATCCGGCAGGAGCGCGAGCACAGTCCGGTACCGGAGAGAGACGCGCACGCGGGGACCAGCTGGATACAAG GCGGGTTGACGATGTTGGCGTTACTGTCGCTCATCATGGACGCGTTTCGCATTGGATATTTTGTAGGATATCACTCCTGCATCTCTGCTGTGCTCGGAGTTTATCCCATCATCCACGCGCTGCACACCATCTCTCAG GTGCATTTCCTGTGGTTCCACATCAAAGATGTTATCAAGAAATATGAAACATTTGAAAG GTTTGGTGTGATTCACGCAGTCTTCACGAATCTGCTGCTGTGGTGTAACGGTGTGATGTCAGAGGCCGAACATTTCCTCAGCAACCACCACAGACGCTTAACTGAACTGGGTTATAATCTCACCACAG TGGACGCGGAGCCTCAGTGTAACTGCAGCACGAGCGTTTGCTCCATGTTCTCCACAAGTCTCAACTATCTGTACCCCTTCAACATCGAGTATCACATCTTTGTGTCAGCGATGCTGTTTGTCATGTGGAAGAACATCGGACGAACTCTCGACCACCACACCATCCTCAAACGGCCTACCACATGCAGCTCGGGTGTGCTGCTAGGCCCCGTTCTGGGTCTGCTGGCGCTCGCCAGCTCCATCACGGTTCTGGTGGTGTACCTCATCCACGTGGAGAATTCGGTCGACATGCGCCAGGCGGCCATCTCCATGTTCTACTGCTACGGCGTGGTGATACTGGCGTGCATGTGTGGAGCCAGCAGCATCGGTCTGCTCATTTACCGGATGGAGGACTGGCCCATGGACACGGATCAGAACCCGTCCCGCACGTTGGACTCTCAGTTGCTTCTGGGCTCGTCGCTGGGCTCGTGGCTGATGTCGTGGTGCAGCGTGGTGGCGGTGGCGTCGGGTCAGAGCACTCAGAGTTACCGCTGGACGTGTCTGGCATACTCGCTGCTGCTGGTGCTGGAGAAGTGCTTTCAGAACCTCTTCATCATGGAGTCGCTGTACCGCAGGCGCAGAGATCTGGCCAAGAGCGAAGACGCTTCTGCCACGGTGCCCGAGATCTTCTCAGTGGCAGCGTCGATGGTTCCACCGTACGACGGCATCGTAAACCGCGGGTACGAGACGCAGGACAAGCGCTCTCTTGAGGAGGGACCGCCCGAGAAAAGAGAGGTGTACAGCAGGGTTCCACTTCCTGTGGGGCTCGATGTGACACCCAGCAAGAAGGAGCAGATCCTGAAGAACATCACCATCTTCCTCTTCATGTGCAACATCTCG ctgtggATTCTTCCCGCCTTCGGCTGTCGGCCGCAGTATGACAATGATTTAGAGCACAAGACGTTCGGATTCGGCGTTTGGACGACAGTGTTGAACGTCGCGATACCCTTGAACCTCTTCTACAGAATGCACTCGGTGGCGTCTCTCTTTGAGGTCTTCAGGAaggattga